In Porites lutea chromosome 9, jaPorLute2.1, whole genome shotgun sequence, a single window of DNA contains:
- the LOC140947832 gene encoding coiled-coil domain-containing protein 134-like isoform X1: MKPSPLDGLFFVIYAVASVLAETPTPGNNVDTSGENNSTIKDTKMLVYRAVFKEKRAQQVVAAESILQLADYSKQYKMVEIVLEKLFKVLQDARVKVTESGYIPGQAFPTEQAQLDALANVLENTALFGDILLRLPGITHEVYRKSKEWELLARWSVSFCNETKVYDDTDSKLLLLMAQELRLVPRDPNYINPYRKKAKKEQKNKENSEQESISKKSKKKKEKKKRGPRLSHAEL, encoded by the exons ATGAAACCCTCGCCACTCGATGGTTTATTTTTCGTTATTTATGCTGTGGCCTCTGTTCTGGCTGAAACTCCAACACCTGGGAACAATGTAGACACTTCTGGAGAAAATAATTCCACGATCAAAGACACCAAGATGTTGGTTT ATCGTgcagtttttaaagaaaaacgtgCTCAACAAGTCGTTGCTGCAGAGAGTATTCTACAGCTTGCTGATTATTCCAAGCAGTATAAGATGGTCGAGATAGTActtgaaaaattatttaag GTTTTACAGGATGCAAGAGTCAAAGTAACAGAGTCAGGATATATCCCAGGACAAGCATTTCCCACAGAACAAGCACAACTGGACG CTCTGGCAAATGTCTTAGAGAACACAGCCCTCTTTGGTGATATTCTTCTTCGCCTTCCTGGTATAACACATGAG GTTTATCGTAAATCCAAAGAGTGGGAACTTCTAGCCAGATGGAGTGTGAGCTTTTGTAATGAAACTAAAGTCTATGATGACACAGACTCAAAGTTATTGCTCTTG ATGGCCCAGGAATTGAGGCTTGTACCAAGGGATCCTAATTATATAAATCCATacagaaaaaaagcaaagaaagag caaaaaaataaagagaacaGCGAACAAGAAAGTATATCAAAGAAaagcaagaagaaaaaagagaaaaagaaaagagggccAAGATTAAGCCATGCTGAATTGTGA
- the LOC140947832 gene encoding coiled-coil domain-containing protein 134-like isoform X2, with protein MVEIVLEKLFKVLQDARVKVTESGYIPGQAFPTEQAQLDALANVLENTALFGDILLRLPGITHEVYRKSKEWELLARWSVSFCNETKVYDDTDSKLLLLMAQELRLVPRDPNYINPYRKKAKKEQKNKENSEQESISKKSKKKKEKKKRGPRLSHAEL; from the exons GTTTTACAGGATGCAAGAGTCAAAGTAACAGAGTCAGGATATATCCCAGGACAAGCATTTCCCACAGAACAAGCACAACTGGACG CTCTGGCAAATGTCTTAGAGAACACAGCCCTCTTTGGTGATATTCTTCTTCGCCTTCCTGGTATAACACATGAG GTTTATCGTAAATCCAAAGAGTGGGAACTTCTAGCCAGATGGAGTGTGAGCTTTTGTAATGAAACTAAAGTCTATGATGACACAGACTCAAAGTTATTGCTCTTG ATGGCCCAGGAATTGAGGCTTGTACCAAGGGATCCTAATTATATAAATCCATacagaaaaaaagcaaagaaagag caaaaaaataaagagaacaGCGAACAAGAAAGTATATCAAAGAAaagcaagaagaaaaaagagaaaaagaaaagagggccAAGATTAAGCCATGCTGAATTGTGA